AATTATATAATAAAAATAAATCTGTATTTGAGGTTTGGGTTTATCCGGACGATTTTTATAACAGATTTTATAAGGAACTCTTAAAAGGCGATGATAAAAACCTTAATAGGAAAGAAATAGAAGAGGCTTTAAAGATAACAGAGGAATCAGGTTATCAGTTGTTCAGGGAAAATTTATAAAAAGAAGGGAGGAAAATGCCATGAAAAAAATCTATGCAATCCTGATTGCTATGTGTCTCCTGTCTCTGCCGTCTGTAGGTATTACAGCCGATGACAGAATTACTGTAAAGGAACTCAAGGCAAAGATGGATAAGGGAGGAGACATAGTAATTCTTGATGCAAGGGTATCATCGTCTTATCTGGATAGTATGGTAAAGATTAAAGGCGCTGTCAGGATAGACCCCGATTCCATTGAAAGGAAGTATCAGGTTTTACCAAAGGATAAGGAAATTATTGCATACTGCACCTGACCCGATGAATACACAAGCGCCCGTGTGGTGCGATTCTTAATGGGTAAAGGTTTTAGAAAGGTAGCGGCGCTTCTTGGCGGTTTTGATGCATGGGTTGAGGCAGGATATCCTGTAGAGCCAAAGTAAGAAAACAGTCAAGGTTGTGAAATATAAGAACCCCGGTAATGAACACTGGGGTTCTTCGTTTGATGAGATACATAACGGAGGTCTTTTGTGTATAAAAATATCCTTTTACCACTTGATAATTCTCTTTACTCCAACTACTGCATAGATTTAGGCATATATCTGGCAAAGGCAAAAGCAGAGGGACATCCACGATGACCTGATAACAAAAGGACTTCAGATAATATCAGACTCGTATCTGGATGTGTTTGAAAACAGGTGCAAAGAGGAAGGCATATCTTACAGCCGAAAGGCAATGGAGGGGAAAAATTATCTTGAGATAGTAAAGGATGTTCAGGCAAGTGATTACGACCTTGTGATAATTGGTTTTTTAGGTCTCGGCGCTGTGAATAAAAGTCGGGTTGGGAGCGTGTGCGAAAGGGTTGTCAGGAGAATAAAAAAAGATGTCCTTATTGCAAAGGACAATCGCATTCCTAAAAAGATAGCAGTTGGTATTGACGGAAGTCCAAATTCATTCGGGGGGCTTAAATCTGCGATTGCAATAGCACGGCTCTTTAATTCCGAAGTAACCTGTATTGCAGCCTTTGACCCCAATTTTCATTATTCAGCATTTAAAAACATTGCAGGCGTCCTGTCAGATGAGGCAGGTAAAATCTTTAAATTCAAAGAGCAGGAAAAACTACATGAGGAAATCATTGACAAAGGACTGGCAAAAATATATCAAGACCATCTAAATATTGCTTATAATATTGCAAAGGATGATGGACTTGAGATAAAGACAGAACTCTTGACAGGCAAGGCATTTGAAGAGATTTTGAAATATGTGGAAAGAGAAAACCCTGATTTGCTTGTAATGGGGCGGGTTGGCGTGCATGCAGTGCCTGAACTAGATATAGGCAGCAATACGGAAAACTGCTTCAGGCTTGCAAAATGCAATATCTTGATTTCAGGGAAAGAATACAGGGGCAAGAGACAGGGGCAAGGGGTGAAAAGCATGCTTTTCACGGGTAAGGGGCAAGAGGCAGATGCAGGGATAACATGGACAAAAGATGCTTTGGACTTGCTTGAAAAGGTGCCGCCTTTTGCAAAGGGGATAGTGATGCAAACAGTTAATGATTACGCTGTTAAAAAGGGATACAAGGAAATAGATGTAAAAGTCATGCAAGAGGCAAGGGGACAAATGATGGGAAAAGGCAAAGAAAGTTGATATGTCAAACCCTGAATCAAGTTCAGGGCAGGCTCTAAAGGTTTGAGTTACATTATTGATATAGCAATGGTTTTGAGGTTCACGCATTTTTTGGGGATAAATATATGAACAAAGAAACCATCTTAAAATTCATGCGGCAGGAGACATACAGACCTTTGTCATTCGGGGAACTTTCCGGGGTATTTGGTGTTCCCAAAAAGGACAAGCAGGGATTTAAAAGACTTGTGATGGACTTGGTTCATGAAGGGGATATAGTTAAGATAAAAGGCGGGAGATTCGGCATTCCAAATAAGATGAACCTTGTTACAGGAACACTTGAATGCCATCCTGACGGGTTTGGTTTTGTCATACCTGATGAAGGCGGAGAGGATGTATTTGTAAGGCATAAGTTGTTAAAGGGTGCAATGCACGGGGATAAGGTTGTTGTCAGGGTAGAGGGTTTTAAATCTGCCGCTGCATTGGGTAAGCAGGGGAAAGGCGGCAAGAGAGAGGGAAGGATTATAAGAATATTAGAAAGGGTAAATAAGAATATTGTCGGAAGATTTGAAAGGGCAAAGGGGTTTGG
The Deltaproteobacteria bacterium genome window above contains:
- a CDS encoding universal stress protein, which gives rise to MFENRCKEEGISYSRKAMEGKNYLEIVKDVQASDYDLVIIGFLGLGAVNKSRVGSVCERVVRRIKKDVLIAKDNRIPKKIAVGIDGSPNSFGGLKSAIAIARLFNSEVTCIAAFDPNFHYSAFKNIAGVLSDEAGKIFKFKEQEKLHEEIIDKGLAKIYQDHLNIAYNIAKDDGLEIKTELLTGKAFEEILKYVERENPDLLVMGRVGVHAVPELDIGSNTENCFRLAKCNILISGKEYRGKRQGQGVKSMLFTGKGQEADAGITWTKDALDLLEKVPPFAKGIVMQTVNDYAVKKGYKEIDVKVMQEARGQMMGKGKES